The region AACCGCGGGTAGGCCCGATCCTTGATGATCTTCCGGTCAGGCCCGCGCCGGGGCGAGCGGATCCGCTCGATCCCTTGATAGCCACCATCGCCGGACAGGCGGGAGTGATCGGGCAAGGTCTTGCCGACGGTCTCCCGGAAGACCACCACATCGTTGCGGTTGCCCGGCCAGGCGTCGCCGACCGCGACGAGGCGGCGGTCACGGGCCCGGCAGGGGATCTGTACATTCACACTGCGCCGGTAGTTCTTCGACTTCTGCGTCTTCTGCTGGTCGTGCACCGGAATGAGGGTGCTGTCCACCAGCCATAGCTCCCGCCGGTCGGTGGGCGGCGGGCCGAGCAGGGCGGCGAGGTGTGGCGCGAGGTCGGCGGTGACCCGGTGCACGGTGGAGTCCGTGGTGGCGAACAGCCCGGCCAGCTGCTCCATGGTGAGGTTCGTGCGGTAGCCCAGGACCACCAGCAGCACCCGGTTGCCGAAGGTGAGTGACCAGAGCCGGCCGCACCCGCTGGCCGGGCGGCGTCGCCACAAACGGGTGATCAGGGCATGCAGCTGCGGCCCGGACAGCTCCGTCCACGCCTTCAACTGAGCAGAACGGCAGGTGGCGAGACGAAGTTCCATACAACTGACCGTAACCCGAACAGACTTCATGACGTTATGCCTGACGTTGACGTTGACGTTGACGTTGACGTTGACGCTGACGCTGGTCCGGGAGAGGAGAGGAGAGGAGGGGAGAGTGTGGTGAGTCGGTCATCGCCTGCTCGTGCTCCTGGGGAGGGGCGGCGGTTTCGGGGGCCGAACCGGGGTGAGGTGTGGCGGCGGGCGAAGGATGCGCCGGTGTCGGTGATCCGGCTGCCGCTGGTGGTCGCCAATGCGGGTGTCCGCCGCCGGGTCGAGCAGTTGTTTTCGGGGATGTGGCACGTCAAACGCGCCCTGCAGCGTGATGCGCGGGATGTGGTGGACGCCTACTGGGCCGGTGAGGTGCGGCGTGAGAGGGATGTGAAAGCCTGGCGGGCCGAGTTGGGCCTGTCCCGCACCGGGCTGGAGCGGCGCGCGTATCGGCATCTGGAGCGGTCGGGGTGGCTGAGCGATCATGTGTCGAAGGCGTTGGTGATGCACCAGGCCGACGAGGTCTTCACCGGTGTGGCCCGGCACCTGCACCCGGACGCGTCGGGGCGGCGGGCCGGGCGTCCCAGGACCGGGACTTGGTGGGAGTACACCCGCATCCCGGGCCGGGCCCGCTCGCACACCACCGACCGCAAGTGGGAGACCTTCCGCCTCCACGGCACCCTGGCCGGACACTTGGACACCTTCCGGCACCCCGCACTGCCACTATCGGTCACCACCCCCGCCCAGGCCGCAGGGCTCCCGCCGGGCATGCGGGTGCTGGCCCAGCCGCGCCGCATGCCCGCCCCCGCCCGGCCCACGGGAGGCATCCCCACCGGGACCACCGACACCCACCGGCGCCCGCGCGGCAGGGCGGCGACCTGGTTCGACCACACCGGACCGCTGACTGTCGTCTTCGTCGGCGGGCCCACCGGACGCGGGGACATCGTCTTGCCCGTGCGACTGCCGCAGGGAGCCGGACGCTGGCCCTATCTGCTGCACTACCTCAACGATCCGGCCCGGTGGCACAAGATCGACCT is a window of Streptomyces violaceusniger Tu 4113 DNA encoding:
- a CDS encoding transposase → MELRLATCRSAQLKAWTELSGPQLHALITRLWRRRPASGCGRLWSLTFGNRVLLVVLGYRTNLTMEQLAGLFATTDSTVHRVTADLAPHLAALLGPPPTDRRELWLVDSTLIPVHDQQKTQKSKNYRRSVNVQIPCRARDRRLVAVGDAWPGNRNDVVVFRETVGKTLPDHSRLSGDGGYQGIERIRSPRRGPDRKIIKDRAYPRFRKRRAVAEHTLTRLKDHQVLRQCRRKREEINHAVAGIAALHNLKLELNG